The following coding sequences are from one Bacillota bacterium window:
- the secE gene encoding preprotein translocase subunit SecE translates to MKATKKGPLERIKRFLQEVRYEVRKVVWPTRRETITYTSVVVVSVVAIGLLVWAMDAVFSFVLSLALR, encoded by the coding sequence ATGAAGGCAACGAAGAAAGGACCGCTGGAGAGAATAAAGCGGTTTCTCCAGGAGGTACGCTACGAGGTCCGCAAGGTTGTTTGGCCGACCAGGCGAGAGACCATCACGTACACCTCGGTTGTGGTGGTGTCCGTGGTGGCTATAGGGCTCCTGGTCTGGGCAATGGACGCCGTTTTCAGCTTCGTGCTCAGCCTGGCGTTGAGGTGA
- the rpmG gene encoding 50S ribosomal protein L33: protein MRQLITLACTECKRRNYASEKNKKNDPNRIELKKYCPFCRSHTLHRETR, encoded by the coding sequence ATGCGCCAGTTGATTACCTTGGCTTGCACGGAGTGCAAGCGCCGGAACTACGCCAGTGAAAAGAACAAGAAGAACGATCCCAACCGGATCGAGCTTAAGAAGTATTGCCCTTTCTGCCGGAGCCATACGCTGCACAGGGAGACGAGGTAA
- a CDS encoding glycosyltransferase, with protein sequence MKPKVLQVITDTNIGGAGRYLLYLLRQPAMEAFSISVACPGGLLKCEFDSLGVKTLGLHQGDRSASLSNLLQVSGFLKDGYHIIHTHSSIAARIAGRFSGATLIVTKHGLEAPARGLLGKAASRLAGVFLADRYIAVSEAVAAALARQGVPESKVTVIHNGIEPPPCSVRSMGESLREELGVFTVGMVARMSPEKDYDTFFKAASLVSSVIPSARFLAVGDGPQRPRLEGLVRDLGMAGRVTFTGHVRDIWGVLGALDIMVLSSRHEGLGLAALEAMACGVPVVASSVGGLTEVITHGETGLLFPAGSPGDLADALRYLAQDPDQARRIGQAAKDSVISRFSASKMAEETAAIYRRHLR encoded by the coding sequence TTGAAACCCAAGGTGCTCCAGGTTATTACTGACACCAACATCGGAGGGGCCGGCCGCTACCTCCTCTACCTGCTGCGGCAGCCCGCCATGGAGGCCTTTTCCATTAGCGTTGCCTGCCCTGGCGGGCTCCTGAAGTGCGAGTTTGATAGCCTTGGTGTCAAGACCCTGGGGCTTCACCAGGGGGATCGATCTGCGAGCCTCTCCAATCTCCTCCAGGTGTCCGGGTTTCTCAAAGACGGGTACCACATCATCCATACCCACTCATCAATCGCCGCGAGGATAGCGGGACGGTTTTCTGGCGCAACCCTTATCGTCACCAAGCATGGCCTTGAGGCTCCGGCAAGGGGATTGCTGGGCAAGGCCGCGTCGCGCCTGGCTGGCGTGTTCCTGGCGGACAGGTACATAGCCGTTTCCGAGGCGGTGGCCGCGGCCCTTGCCCGCCAGGGGGTTCCCGAGAGCAAGGTGACGGTAATCCACAATGGCATTGAGCCGCCCCCGTGCAGTGTCCGGTCAATGGGGGAGTCTCTCCGGGAGGAACTCGGGGTCTTCACAGTAGGGATGGTTGCCCGGATGTCTCCGGAAAAGGACTACGACACCTTCTTCAAGGCGGCCAGCCTGGTATCAAGCGTCATCCCATCTGCCAGGTTCCTGGCCGTAGGGGATGGACCCCAGCGGCCACGGCTTGAGGGATTGGTCCGGGACCTGGGGATGGCCGGAAGGGTCACGTTCACGGGCCATGTCCGGGATATCTGGGGTGTGCTAGGGGCTTTGGACATTATGGTGCTCTCCTCAAGACACGAGGGCCTGGGACTAGCAGCCTTGGAGGCGATGGCTTGTGGCGTCCCGGTGGTGGCCTCCAGCGTAGGAGGCCTCACTGAGGTGATTACCCACGGTGAAACAGGCCTTCTGTTCCCAGCTGGCTCCCCGGGGGACCTCGCGGATGCGCTGCGCTACCTGGCCCAGGACCCTGACCAAGCCAGGAGAATTGGGCAGGCGGCCAAGGATAGCGTGATTTCGCGTTTTTCCGCCTCAAAGATGGCTGAGGAAACCGCCGCCATCTACCGGCGTCACTTGAGATAG